The region CAAGAAGTTCTCGGCGAAGATCGTCGATGGCAACATCGAGGCGGTGCGCCGAGCCTATGAAGAGGCACAACGCATATGACAGACGGGAAGAGCACGCCGCAGCTCGAATGGGAACGCAGTTGGCAGAAGCTCCCGCGCGGCGGATCGATACCGGTCGGCGGAACTTCCCGCGCATACCTGACCGGCGGATGGCGCTCGTCCAAGCCCGTGTGGGACGCTTCGGCATGCAGCCACTGCCTGCTGTGCTGGGTCTACTGCCCCGATTCGGCGATCCTGCTCGACGGCGTCAAGATGGTCGGCATCTCGTACGATTACTGCAAGGGCTGCGGGGTCTGCGTCCACGAGTGCCCAACCGAAGGCGCGTTGGCGATGGTGCAGGACGACGGGCCGGACGCCTAATCGAGGAGCGCGAGACATGACAGCGCAGTCCGAGCGAGTCGCGCTCACCGGCAACGAGGCAGGCGCGCTGGCGATGCGGCAGTCCCGACCCGACGTCGTCGCGGGCTACCCGATCACGCCGCAGACCGAGTTGATGCAGCAGTTCGCCCAGTACGTCGCTGACGGCGCGTCGGACACCGAGCTGATCCTGGTCGAATCGGAGCACAGCGCCATGAGCGCCGTGGTCGGAGCCGCCGCGACGGGCGTCCGAGCCATGACGGCGACCTCCGCGAACGGCTTGGCGTTCATGTGGGAGATGCTCTTCATCGCGGCGGGGTACCGGCTCCCCATCGTCATGCAGTTGGTCAGCCGAAGTCTCGGCGGGCCCCTGAACATCCATTGCGACCATTCCGACGCCATGGGCGCTCGTGAAACCGGGTGGCTCCAGTTCTTCGCCGAGAACGCGCAAGAAGCCTACGACAACGCCCTCATGGCGGTGCGGATCGCCGAGCACCCGGAAGTGCTCCTGCCGGTCATGACGGTCCAGGACGGCTTCATCACGAGCCATACGACACAGGTTCTCGAAACCCTGGACGACGAGACGGTATCCGCATTCGTCGGAACCTACCGTCCGACGGATAGCCTCTCCAACCTCGCCAAGCCGATGACCTACGGCGCAATCGTCCTTCCCGACTACTACATGGAGGTCAAGCGCCAACAGGTGGAAGCGATGGACGAGGCTCCACGCATCGTCGCCCTCATCGAGGAGGAGTACGCGGACCTCACCGGCAGGCGGTACGAGTCGCTCGACCCGTACCGCATGGACGATGCGGAGAGCGCGATTGTCGTACTTGGCTCCGCCGCGGGAACCGGGAAGGACGCTGTCGATCTGCTGCGGGAGCAGGGACATGCAGTCGGGTTGCTGAAAGTCCGTCGGTTCCGCCCCTTCCCGGCGGAAGAGGTCGCGCAGGCGTTGTCCCACTGCAGCGCGGTCGGCGTGCTGGATCGCTCGCTGGCTCTCGGAGCGCCGTGGGGACCGCTCGCGTCCGACGTGGCGTCTAGCCTGATGCGCGCTCGCGCGAACGTCCCGATGCTCAACTACGTCTACGGACTGGGTGGGCGCGACATCACGGTGAGCGACATCGTCGGCGTGGGCTCTGGCTTGATGCAGGACGCCTCCGACGGACCAAAAGCCGCCGTCCGCTACGTCGGCGTTCACGAGTAGGCGCGACCAGTCCAAGGGAACCTGACATGAACCAGATTCGACTCCGCGACCTCGCCCAAACGCCCGAACTGATCGCCGCAGGACATCGCGCTTGCGCCGGATGCACCAGCGTGAACGCGGTTCGCCAGATACTCCATGCGGTGGATCGCCCGATCATCGCCGCCGGC is a window of Candidatus Poribacteria bacterium DNA encoding:
- a CDS encoding 4Fe-4S dicluster domain-containing protein, which encodes MTDGKSTPQLEWERSWQKLPRGGSIPVGGTSRAYLTGGWRSSKPVWDASACSHCLLCWVYCPDSAILLDGVKMVGISYDYCKGCGVCVHECPTEGALAMVQDDGPDA
- the porA gene encoding pyruvate ferredoxin oxidoreductase, which encodes MTAQSERVALTGNEAGALAMRQSRPDVVAGYPITPQTELMQQFAQYVADGASDTELILVESEHSAMSAVVGAAATGVRAMTATSANGLAFMWEMLFIAAGYRLPIVMQLVSRSLGGPLNIHCDHSDAMGARETGWLQFFAENAQEAYDNALMAVRIAEHPEVLLPVMTVQDGFITSHTTQVLETLDDETVSAFVGTYRPTDSLSNLAKPMTYGAIVLPDYYMEVKRQQVEAMDEAPRIVALIEEEYADLTGRRYESLDPYRMDDAESAIVVLGSAAGTGKDAVDLLREQGHAVGLLKVRRFRPFPAEEVAQALSHCSAVGVLDRSLALGAPWGPLASDVASSLMRARANVPMLNYVYGLGGRDITVSDIVGVGSGLMQDASDGPKAAVRYVGVHE